The region GTCATTTATATTGACTATGAGCAAGTAATTACTCATTTACATTGTACGTTACCTGAAGGGGCAACTGTAGAAGATGCACTTAATGAGTCTGGAATAGTTACTCTTTTTCCAGACGTACAAGAATTAGCTATTGGTATTTTTTCAAAACGTGT is a window of Legionella busanensis DNA encoding:
- a CDS encoding RnfH family protein, with the protein product MVEVEVIYIDYEQVITHLHCTLPEGATVEDALNESGIVTLFPDVQELAIGIFSKRVDRTTALKTGDRIEIYRPLINDPKEKRRLRAKKI